In the Pelomicrobium methylotrophicum genome, GTGCGTATCGACGATGCACGTGCACCTGGATCACGAGCATTGCCTGGAGACCGTGGTCCTGCGCGGCCCGACCGCGGCGGTGAGGCAGTTCGCGGAAAGCGTGATGGCGGAGCGCGGCGTGCGCCATGGCAGCCTTAACCTCGTTCCCGTGGACCTGGAGGCGGCGGACGCCGCCCATCAACATTTCCACACTCGCCCCAAGACTTAGCAGTCCGGCGATGAAGGCCCGGCACAAACAGGAGCGATCGACAGCAGGGCGCGCCCTGCCCGAGCGGTCCGTGATTCCGGAAAACCTCGGCGAAGTCGGCGAATCCGTGTGGATCGACGTGATCCGCAAGATGGACGAGGTCTACAGCGAACTGCTGCAGTACGAGGTGGCGCTGGAGCAGAAGAACGCCGAGCTGGAGGAAACCCAGCAGTTTCTCTTCAGCGTCCTCACTTCCATGTCCGACATCCTCATCGTGTGCGACCGGAAAGGGGCGATCCAGGAGGTGAACCGTGCGCTCGTCAAGCTGGTGGGACGCGAGGCCGCGGCGTTGCGGGGCGTGTGCGTGCTGGAGCTGCTCGCTGACAAGGCTTCCCGGGAACAGGCGGCCCAGTTTATTCACCACCTCCAGGGGGAGGGCCTGACGGATTGCGAGCTGCAGTTCCGGGCGACCGATGGCACGGCGATCCCGGTCGCGGTGAACTGGACGCCTCGCTACAACACGGTGGGCAAGGCGGTGGGCATGGTGCTGGTGGGGCGCCCGGTGGGGGAACTCAAGCGCGCCTATCAAGCGCTGCGGGAAGCGCATGAGGACTTGAAGCGTACCCAGCAGCAGTTGGTGCATTCGGAGAAAATGGCCTCTCTGGGCCTGTTGGTGGCCGGGGTGGCCCACGAGCTCAACAATCCCATCAGCTTCGTCCTGGGCAATGTGCATGCCCTCAAGCGCTATGTCGGCCGCCTCTGGACCTATCTGGAAGCCGTGCATGCCGGTGCGCCCGAGGCCAGACTCGCCGAGCTGCGCCGCAGCCTGCGCATCGATCGGATCCTGGAGGACTTGAACCCCCTGATCGAGGGCACCATCGAGGGCGCCGAGCGCACCCGCGACATCGTCGATGCCCTGAAACGCTTTTCCGCCGCGGACAGCAATGAAAACGTGCGCTTTAACCTCCGGGAAGTCCTTGAGCGGTCGGTACGCTGGGTGATCAAGGCTTCGGGCACCCACCTGCGGGTCGTGATGGACGTTCCGCCCGAGATTCCGGTCATGGGCTCCGCGGGCCAGATGCAGCAGGTGATCATCAATCTCGTGCAAAACGCGGTCGACAGCGTCGGCAGGAAAGAGAATGCGCGGCTGGAGATCACGGGCCGGGCGAAGGACGGCCGCATCGAGATTGATTTCCACGACAACGGCCCCGGCATTCCCGAACAGTACCTTCCCCGCGTGTTCGACCCGTTTTTTACCACCAAGCCGGTGGGCAAGGGCACGGGGCTGGGGTTGTCCATCAGTTACGGCATCGTCGAGCGTCACGGGGGACGGCTTTGCGCCGCCAATCATCCTGAAGGGGGCGCGGTCTTCACCTTGGCCTTGCCTTTGGCGTGAGCCAGCGTCCAAGGGAATGCCAGAGGCGCGAACAGATTGGAAAGCAACTTTCCACCCCCTCGTCCAGAAATTGCGTAAAAACCGTGAATAAACAATGGACCGCCGACATGGCACGGTTTTTGTTATGACAATTTTGTAAAACGTCATACCGCCGGGCCGGTCAAGGTTCGAGACGGCCGCCTCGACGGGGATGGCGGTGGCTTCTGAGCGGATCGTCGCCTGCTCCTCTGCTGGGAGCCACTCGATGATTCGCAGGGAGCCAGCCCACAGACGCGGCAGTTGAAAATCGGAGGAGAAACTTGGAAGCCTTACCGACGAACGGGCTCGCCTTGATGGTTCTGGCGTTTACGCTCGGATTGAAGCATGGGCTCGATGCTGACCACCTGGCCACGATCGACGGCCTGACCCGCTTCAACGCCCGGGCAAACCCAAGGCTTGCGCGGTTCTGCGGTTTCCTGTTCTCGCTCGGCCACGGGGCCGTGGTCCTGGCGGTCGCCTTGATGGTCGGCACGCTCGCCCAGCGATGGCGGATTCCGGTCTGGATGGAGGAGGTGGGGAGCTGGATTTCCATCGTTTTTCTGCTCCTGCTGGGAATGCTCAACCTCACGGCAGTCCTCAAGACCGACTCCAGCGAAGTGGTGCGCACCGTCGGACTCAAGGGGCGTTTTCTCGGCCGCCTGCAAAGGACCGGAAATCCGCTGCTCATCGCCCTGGTCGGCGCAGCCTTTGCCCTTTCTTTCGATACGCTCAGCCAGGCCGCGCTGTTTGCGCTCACAGGCGCCCAATTCGGCGGTCCCTGGTATTCGCTGGTGCTGGGGCTTTTATTCATGCTCGGCATGATGGTGACCGACGGTATCAATGGGCTTTGGATCTCGCGCCTGATCCAGCGGGCGGACGATACGGCACGCATTGCCTCGCGGGTGATGGGGCTGGTGGTTTCCAGCCTGAGCCTGGGGGTGGCGGGCTTCGGCATCGCCCGATACTTCTTTCCGGCGGTGGACCAGTGGAGCCGGGGCAAGGAGCTTGCTTTCGGGGCCATTGTGATCGTTGTGGTCGCGGCAAGCTTCGCGTTGGCGTTGCGCCTCGCGCGGCCGTCTTCGGCGCGTTTTGACGTGGACGGGGAAAAGCGCCGAATTTTTTCCCTAACGGTAAGAAGAATTTAGTTTTTTTCATACGACGCGACCCGGACGAGTCCTGGTGCGGGCAGGGGAAGCACGTGTTGTGGCGTGATCGGTTTGGAGAAGGGGATCGACAAAATGGGCATGAGAAACCCACACCATGGGGGCCCTATCCCGGCTAGCCTTGTTCTGTGGCTTCTGGCTGGCCTCGGTTTGGGATGGACGCAACCCGTCCTGGCGGGCGGCATCCCCACCTTGACGCTGGAACCCGTGGAAGTCACGGCCAGCCGCGAGGATCTCATCGGGACTGCCGATTCTGCGAACGTGGGAACGGTGAACCGGGCTCAGCTGGAAGCCCACCCGGTGTATCGAGTGGGGGAAGTGCTGGAGGAAACCCCCGGGCTGATCCTGACGCAGCACAGCGGGGAGGGCAAGGCGAACCAGTACTTTCTGCGCGGCTTCAACCTGGACCACGGCACCGATCTTGCGATTTTCGTGGACGGCATGCCGGTCAATCTGCGTTCCCATGCCCATGGCCAGGGATGGTCGGACCTCAATTTCATGATTCCGGAGCTGGTGAGTAGCCTCCAATACAAGAAAGGGCCCTACTACCCGGAGGAAGGAGATTTCGCGGCCGCCGGCGCGGTGCATGTCCATTACGCCGATGCCCTGCCCCAGGGGGTGGCGTCCTTAGGCGGGGGCACCGGCGGCTATGGACGCTTACTCGTGGCCGATTCTCCCAAATGGGGCGAGGGCCATCTGATGTACGCGCTGGAGCTCTTTCATAACGACGGCCCCTGGACGCAGCCGGACGATTACAAGAAAGTCAACGCCGTGTTGCGCTACAGCCAGGGCACGAGGCTAAACGGCTTTAACCTGACCGCCATGGCCTACCACGGAGCCTGGAACGCCACCGACCAGGTGCCGAAGCGCGCCGTGGACGCCGGCCTGATCGGGCGCTTCGACGCGCTGGATCCCACCGATGGGGGCGAGGCTTCCCGCTATAGCCTGTCCGGGGCCTGGAAGCGCACCGCCGGCAATTCGGTGACCCAGGCCAATGCGTATCTGGTCAGAAGCAAACTCAGTCTATTTTCGAATTTCACTTATTTTCTCGACGACCCCGTAAACGGCGATCAATTCATGCAGCCCGACAGCCGCGTTTTCTGGGGAATGAACGCGAGCCACACCTGGCTTGGCAACTGGAACGGACGCGAGGTGGAAAACACCATCGGGCTGCAGGTGCGCAATGACAACATCTTCAACGGATTGTTCAAGACTCGCCAGCGGGAGACGCTCTCCACCGTCCGTCAAGATCACGTCACCGAGGGCAGCCTCGGCGTGTATTTCCAGAACCGCACTCAATGGCTGGAGAAATTCCGCACCGTGGCAGGCGTACGAGGCGATTTTTATCGCGCCAAGGTCGAGTCCGACAATCCGGCCAACTCGGGCGAGGTGAGCGCCAGCATCGCCAACCCGCAATTGAGCTTGGTTTTCGGTCCCTGGGCGAAGACCGAGTACTATGTCAATCTGGGGGGTGGATTCCACAGCAACGACGCGCGCGGTGCCACGATCACCGTCACCCCGGGGAACGGCCCGAACGCCAACCTGCCCCAGGATAAGGCGCCGCTGCTGGTGCGCGCCAAGGGAGCCGAGGTCGGCCTGCGCAGCGCGATCGTGCCGGGTTTGCAGAGCTCTCTGGCCGTTTTCCTGCTGGACGTTGACTCCGAGCTGGTCTTCGTCGGCGATGCCGGAACCACCGAGGCGGGCCGTCCCAGCCGCCGCGTCGGCTTCGAGTTCGCCAACTACTACGCGCCCACCTCGTGGCTGACCGTCGATGCGGACTTCGCCTACGCGCGGGCGAGGTTCAGAAACGCCGACCCTGCGGGAGATCGCATCCCCGGGGCGGTGGAGGGGGTTGCGTCGATCGGCCTGTCGGTGGATCACCTGGGCCCTTATTTCGGCGCGCTGCGGCTGCGGTATTTCGGTCCGCGGGCCTTGATCGAGGACAACAGCGTGCGCTCCGATTCCACCACCCTGGTGGAAGCCCGGGTGGGATACAGGATCGACAAAAACCTCCGGGTGGCGTTGGACATCCACAATCTGTTGAACTCCCGGGACGATCAGATCGCTTACTTTTATGCCTCCCGCTTGCCCGGCGAGCCGGCGCAAGGGGTGAGCGACATCCACTTCCATCCCGTGGAGCCGAGATCCTACCGCTTGACGCTGATCGCCAATTTCTAGCGTCTTGAGATGGATATCTTCTCCCCGCGCACCTCTCTATTCACCTTCGGACTGGTACTGCTGCTGCACGTCGCATTTCTGTACGCCTTGCAGTCCGATTCGGCACGCGATCTCGCGCAGCGCGTATTACCCAAGGTGATGTACGCCGAAATCATTGCACCCCCCGTGCCGCAGCCACCTCCGCCTCTTTCGCCGCGACCGCCCGAAGTGGTGCACAAGCCTCGCATCGTGCAGCCGGCGATACCGCCCATGGTGGATCCAGAACCCAGCGAGCGCGCCATCTCTCCCCCAGAAGCGCCAGCGATAGTGGCGCCCACTTCCGAACCCGTGGCAATGAGCGCACCTCCTGCCCCCCCTGCCCCGCCCACGCCGGTGACACCGCCCCGGTTTGACGCGGCTTACCTCAATAATCCCGCACCCGACTATCCCCCGCTGGCGCGGCGCTTGGGCGAGGAAGGACGGGTGCTGCTGAGAGTTCTGGTCACCGCCGATGGTCGTGCCAGCCAGGTGAAGTTGTATGCGACGAGCGGCTCCGTGCGCCTGGACGAGGCCGCCGCGCGCGCCGTGACGCAATGGCGTTTCGTCCCCGCCCGCCAGGGCGACCAGCCGGTGGACGCCTGGGTGCTGGTACCCGTCGTTTTCAAGCTGCAATGAAGGGGGGAAATCGTGAACAATCCTTACGGGCTAATCAATTTGTGGTCGCAGGGCGATTGGGTCATGCGAGGTGTCGCCCTCCTGCTGCTCACCATGTCCGTACTGTCCTGGTACGTGATGCTGATGCGCGGCTGGCAGGCGCTCCGCATGAACCGCCTAGCCAATATCGCCGAGCGTTCCCTGCGCGATGCGCAAGCGCTGTCCGACCTTGGGCCTCGACTTGAGCCTGCACCGGACAACGCCTTCCGGCGGGTGATCGACGCGGCCACGATCTGCCTTCAACTACACCCGGTCATGCGGGCGCGCGGCGACGCAGTCCCACCGGGTGCCGAGTGGCTGGCCAGCCACCTGCGCCAGGCGATCGATGACGCCTCTGCGCGCTTGCAGAGCGGCCTTGGTTTGCTCGCCTCGATCAGCAGTACCGCGCCATTCATCGGCCTGTTCGGCACAGTGTGGGGCATCTACCACGCCCTCATCGGCATAGGCATAGCGGGACAGGCCAGCATCGAAAAAGTGGCTGGCCCGGTGGGCGAAGCGCTGATCATGACGGCGCTGGGCCTGGCGGTGGCCATTCCGGCCACCTTTGGTTACAACGCGGCAGTACGCAACAACAAGGCCTTGCTTGCACGGCTGCGCCGCTTTTCCCATGACGTTTACACCTTCGCCATCACCGGCATGACACGACACTTGCCTGAAACCCACCGTGACGGGGCCCCCGTGCACGTGGTATCGATTGACGCGCGGTGAGCATGATGGCTTTCTCGACACTCAACGAGGACGACGATCTCAACGCCGAGATCAACACCACGCCGCTGGTGGACATCATGCTGGTGCTGCTAATCCTCTTTATCATCACCATTCCGGTCATGCACCACGCGGTGAAGATCGACTTGCCGCGTGCCACCAGCCAGCCCAACGAAGCAAAACCGCAGACCATCACGATCAGCATCGACACGCTGGGGCAAGTGTACTGGAATGAGCAACCCCTTGACCGGGCCGCCTTGCCGGGGCGCTTTGCCGAAGCGGCAAAGCGCGAACCGCAACCGGAAGTGCATATCCGTGCCGATCGCAAAACGCTCTATGAAAACGTCGCCGAAGTGATGTCAGAGGCGAAAGCCGGAGGGCTGAGACGGATCGGCTTCGTGACCGAACCGGTCCAAAATCATCCTTGAGCGCGGTAACCCGCGGCCTCGGATCGCCACGCTCGATAGACTTTGCTTTTCCTGTGAAGAGCCTATCGTCGTCCAGGCCGGCATCCTCAAAGGACGAGCTGGTAGACAAGGCCAGACACGCCGCACGCCGCGATGAGCGGGATGACGCTGACCTGGTAGCGGAAGAGCGAGACGACCGCCGCTAGTGCGATCAGGGCCGATACCCAGTCGAAGTTCCCAGCAAACCCTTGCGGCCATAGCACGTGATAGCCGAAGAACAGGGCCAGGTTGAGGATCACGCCGACCACGGCCGCAGTGATCGCGGTCAGCGGCGCGGTGAACTTGAGGTCGCCGTGGGTCGATTCCACGAGCGGGCTGCCGGCCAGGATGAACAGAAAGGAAGGGAGAAAAGTGAACCACGTCACCACACAGGCCGCGACTGCACCAGCCGCGAAAAGCATGTCCGGCCCGAACAATGCCTTGACATAGCCACCCACAAAGCCGACGAAGGCCACCACCATGATGAGCGGCCCTGGCGTGGTTTCGCCGAGCGCCAGGCCGTCGATCATCTGCGTCGGCGTGAGCCAGCCGTAGTGTCCGACTGCGCCTTGGTAGACGTAGGGCAGCACTGCATACGCGCCGCCGAAAGTGAGTAGGGCTGCCTTGGTGAAGAACCAGCCCATCTGTGTGAGCGTACCATTCCAGCCGTAGAGCGCCGAAAGCCCTGCCATCGGCACGGCCCACAACAACGCTCCAATCGCGAGCACGCGGGCAAGGTGGCTTAAGTGAAAGCGGGCGTGCTCTGGCGGGGGGGTATCGTCGTCGATCAGCGCCGGACCGAAGGACTTGTCAACCTTGCCATGCCCGCCACCCGCCTTGAACTTGTCTGGGACGATGCGCCCGCCGAGATAGCCGATCAGCGCCGCGCCGGCAACGATCGCCGGAAACGGCACATTGAGCGCGAAGATGGCCACGAACGAGGCTGCGGAAATTGCCCACAGCACGTGGTTCTTGAGGACCCGGGAACCGATGCGGTAGGCCGCATGCACGACGATGGCGGTCACGGCGGGCTTGATGCCATAAAACAGCCCGGCCACCAGGGGCACGTCGCCGAAGGCAATGTAGATCCACGACAGCACGATCAGGATGAACAGGGAAGGCAAGACGAAGAGCGTACCGGCGACGATGCCGCCCCAGGTGCGGTGCATCAGCCAACCGATGTAAGTGGCGAGCTGCTGCGCTTCCGGGCCGGGCAGCACCATGCAGTAGTTGAGCGCGTGCAGGAAGCGTCTCTCACTGATCCAGCGTCTACGCTCGACCAGCTCGGCGTGCATGATGGCGATCTGTCCAGCCGGACCGCCGAAACTGATGAAGCCGAGTTTGAGCCAGAAGCGGAAAGCTTCCCAGAAGCTCACAACGGATGGCTGGGTGCTGGCGTCGTGTTGCGCCGGCGTGGCGGTGGATTGGCTCATGTCTTCGCCTCCTTTTCAAAGGCGGCCAGCAGGCCGTCGAACACGCTGCCGGCGGTCGCCAGAAGTTGATCGTCGTCGGCCAATCGTCTCGCGCGAGCCCCTCAGCACCTGTTCGAGGCCGCTCGCCCCCGGGGGCGGTGTCTCCCAGGGCTCCGGGGGTTGTCGCTGAGCCGGGTACGCCCTTCTCAGTGCGCTGGTTTCACCCGCCGGAAGGCCTTGAGCAGCGCCAGATCATAGAGGATTTTCAGCATCCCGCACACTACCAGCGGCGCGGCGAGCCATCCCGCCGCGAACAACGCGCCGCCTAGAGAGGGGCTCAGCGCCGAGGCCAAGCTCCGCGGCACCGCAGTGTAGCTCGCCGCCGCCGCCCGTTCCGGCGGTGTGACCACGGCCATGACGTAAGCCGACCGGGTCGGCACGTCCATTTGCGACAGCGCAGCGCGTAGAAGCAGCAGACCCAGGGCAATCTCCAGACGAGGTGCGAATGCCGCCCCGATGAGGGCGAGGCTGGCCGGAATGTGGGTGAACACCATGGTATTGAGCAGGCCGATGCGACGGGCCACCCACGGCGCCGCGAGCTGAGAGAGGGCAGTGCAAAGCCCCGCCCAGAAGAAGAACGCGCCGGCCGCGGATAGCGACAGCTCGAAGCGCTCGAACAGCCACAAGGCCAGCAGTGAGTGCACGATCAGCCCGCCGGCAAAGGCATCAACCGAAAACAACGCTGCTAGTTTGATGACGAGGCCGCGCGAGGGTCCAAGGGGGGCGGGCGGACTGCGGTGGACCTGGCTGGACGACGGCCTCGGCAGCCGTGCGTACAGCAACCAGACCACGAAGCCGGCTGCGCCGTAGAGGACGAACATGGCCCGCAACGCGGCGAGGCGATCGACCCCCAGCGTTGCCAAACCGTCCGGCACGGCGGCGGCAAGCGCGCCGAACGCGGCGGCGAGCGCGCCGGTCAGGCTGTAACGGGCGAACAGCGCGGTGCGGACGTGGCCTTGGGCGGCTTCGGCCAGACGGGCGTGCTCCAGGGGGAGGAACACGCTGACATCGCCGGCGCTGGGATTCAGCGTACCGACAAAGGCGACCACCAGCAGCGGCCAGAACGCGGACAGGCTGGCGAAGGCAAGCCCCGTAGCGGTCATCAAGAGTGCTGCCCCGAGCAAGAGGCTCCGATGATGGAAGCGATGTCCCCAGGCGCCCACCGCCAGGGTGGCGAGGGCCGATCCCAGCAGGGTCGCGGTGCTGAGCAACCCCACCTCGCCGGTACCGAAACCCAGCGCCAGCAGGTACGCGGGCAAAAGCACCGCGACGTAGCCGTCGACGAAGGCGCGCAGCCCCCGTCCGATGAGCAGCAGGCGCGCTTCAGGCGCGGCACCGGCAGGCGGGATCATGCAAGACCCGCTTGGTCAGAGCGGCATCATTGGCTTGGCGACCCACGTCCGGGGCGATGGCGATCGCCCGTGTGGGAACGGGAGAGATGAACGTCCATAACAAGCGCATCAACCGCATCCTCTAGAAGCAGTTCATCGACTTTTTACGAAGACCTGCTCTTCATCGAGCTTGCCCTTTTCAACCAAAAACTGGCCGATGGGCTCGAGCCCTACAACACCGAGTTGCCCTTCATGCCCCCTAAAATGACTTCTCCAATAACCACCCCGAGGGCCAAAGGTGGTGGACTCATACAGTAGGTTGAACTTGTCGGCGTCGCAAGATATCATTCAGGCTGGTTTTTAACTAACTGCGGAGTTTTCACGTGGGTACTTGTTCGAGTGACGACAGTAGTCGGCCGGTTCTAGCGACCGGCGTAACCTCGGCGAGATAAGCCCCGCAGATTCTCCCTGCCGCTGTCTCGCCGAAGGCGAGAGGCGGCATCCCCACGGCGTCCTGCCGTGGTGAGCATCCCCTCCGGACCACTGATGAACTGGCGGCCGTTGCGGCCACCAGTATCGAACGACGCTTGCCGTCCCTGGCAAGCGGGCAGAGTGCGTGTGCCGGTAACGGCACATCCTTCTGTCGTGCGCACCAAGACTCCGCCTCGACCGATGAGGGGGAAGAATGATGCGCGTGGCTCGTTTTCGACGCCCCGGCCGCTTTAGCGCGGCCTTTCCGCCGCTCTGGTTGGCCTTGGCCGCCGGCACGGCCCACGCGGCGCGTCCGATGATTACCGACGATGCCCGCATCGTCGACGCCAAGGCTTGCCAGCTGGAAAGCTGGGTCAAAGACGACCGCGACAGCACCGAGTACTGGGCGCTGCCGGCCTGCAACTTCACCGGCAATTTGGAGCTGACGCTGGGCGGCGCGCGCACGCGGGAAGGCGGCCACACCCGAACCACCGACGTACAGGTGCAGGGTAAGACCTTGTTCAAGCTCCTGGAGCCCAACGGCTGGGGTCTCGGTCTGGCCGCCGGCACCGTCCAGCGTCCGCAGGTGTCGTCAGGCGGCCGGGACTGGTACGCCTATGTGCCGGCCAGCTTCTCGTTCCGGGATGACGCCGTGGTGATCCACGCCAATGTCGGTTGGCTGCGCGAGGGTGAGACCCGGCGCGACCGCCTGACTTGGGGCCTGGGCACCGAGGCGCGGCTTGGAACGCGCACCTGGCTGATCACCGAAACCTTCGGCCAGGACCAGGGCAGGTCGTACGCCCAGGTCGGTGTGCGCCATTGGCTGCTGCCAGATCGCGTGCAGATCGACACCACCTATGGCAACCGGTTCGGCAACAATGGCGAAGAACGTTGGTTTTCCCTCGGCCTGCGCCTTTTGTCGCCGCCGTTCCTGCCATGACAGGAAGGCTGTCACAAAAGCTTCGCAAACGATGCCAGACCCTGAACATTTGCTGCCTGCCTGAGCACGCTTTCATCAGCGTGAAGCGGGCGGGATGGACCGGAGAACAAGAATGAACTTCACGTTGCTGAAAGAGCTTTTCGCGGGCTTTCTGCGTACTCGCCATATCGTCCGGCACTTTCGCCGCCTGGCTTTGCTGGAAACCTTGGCCCAGACCGGCGTCAGCCGTGATCTGCCCTCGACGCTGGCCCAGTCGTTGGTGGCTGCTGCCAAAAGCACGCCGGAAGCGCTGCTCCGGCAGCTCGGCAGCCATGCGGATGGCCTGACCGAGGCGCAAGCGGAAGCCGTTCGTACGAGGATCGGTGCAAACGAGGTCGAGCACGAGAAGCCGCTGCCGTGGTGGTTACATCTGTGGTTGTCCTACCGCAACCCGTTCAATCTGCTGCTGACGCTGCTGGCAATTATTTCCTACCTCACGGAGGATATGAAGGCCACGATCGTCATTGGCACGATGGTGGTCATCGCCACTCTGTTGCGCTTTTGGCAGGAAGCCAAAGCCAACAAGGCGGCCGATGCGCTCAAGGCGATGGTGAGCACCACCGCCACGGTGATCCGACGAGACCTCTCCCAAGACGCGGCGCCCGACGCCGAGCGGTATTTTGGGGTTGAACTGCACGTCAAGCCGGCGCGGCGCGTCGAGCTTCCGATCAGGCTCTTGGTGCCGGGTGACGTGATCGTGCTGTCGGCGGGTGACATGATCCCGGCCGACTGCCGGGTGCTCAGCGCCAAAGACCTGTTCGTGTCGCAGGCTGCCATGACCGGCGAATCGATGCCGGTGGAGAAGTTCGCCATCCAGCGCGACGCCAGCGCGATCAACCCGCTGGAGCTTGACAACATCCTGTTCATGGGCACCAACGTGGTGTCCGGATCGGCTACGGCCGTCGTCGTCGGCACCGGCAACAACACCTACTTCGGGACGCTGGCTAGCCGCGTCACCGCCACCGACCGCGCGCCGACGTCTTTCCAATCCGGTGTCAACAAGGTGAGCTGGCTCCTGATCCGTTTCATGTTGGTGATGTCTCCATTGGT is a window encoding:
- a CDS encoding sensor histidine kinase, which encodes MKARHKQERSTAGRALPERSVIPENLGEVGESVWIDVIRKMDEVYSELLQYEVALEQKNAELEETQQFLFSVLTSMSDILIVCDRKGAIQEVNRALVKLVGREAAALRGVCVLELLADKASREQAAQFIHHLQGEGLTDCELQFRATDGTAIPVAVNWTPRYNTVGKAVGMVLVGRPVGELKRAYQALREAHEDLKRTQQQLVHSEKMASLGLLVAGVAHELNNPISFVLGNVHALKRYVGRLWTYLEAVHAGAPEARLAELRRSLRIDRILEDLNPLIEGTIEGAERTRDIVDALKRFSAADSNENVRFNLREVLERSVRWVIKASGTHLRVVMDVPPEIPVMGSAGQMQQVIINLVQNAVDSVGRKENARLEITGRAKDGRIEIDFHDNGPGIPEQYLPRVFDPFFTTKPVGKGTGLGLSISYGIVERHGGRLCAANHPEGGAVFTLALPLA
- a CDS encoding ExbD/TolR family protein, translated to MAFSTLNEDDDLNAEINTTPLVDIMLVLLILFIITIPVMHHAVKIDLPRATSQPNEAKPQTITISIDTLGQVYWNEQPLDRAALPGRFAEAAKREPQPEVHIRADRKTLYENVAEVMSEAKAGGLRRIGFVTEPVQNHP
- a CDS encoding energy transducer TonB, whose product is MDIFSPRTSLFTFGLVLLLHVAFLYALQSDSARDLAQRVLPKVMYAEIIAPPVPQPPPPLSPRPPEVVHKPRIVQPAIPPMVDPEPSERAISPPEAPAIVAPTSEPVAMSAPPAPPAPPTPVTPPRFDAAYLNNPAPDYPPLARRLGEEGRVLLRVLVTADGRASQVKLYATSGSVRLDEAAARAVTQWRFVPARQGDQPVDAWVLVPVVFKLQ
- a CDS encoding MotA/TolQ/ExbB proton channel family protein, whose protein sequence is MRGVALLLLTMSVLSWYVMLMRGWQALRMNRLANIAERSLRDAQALSDLGPRLEPAPDNAFRRVIDAATICLQLHPVMRARGDAVPPGAEWLASHLRQAIDDASARLQSGLGLLASISSTAPFIGLFGTVWGIYHALIGIGIAGQASIEKVAGPVGEALIMTALGLAVAIPATFGYNAAVRNNKALLARLRRFSHDVYTFAITGMTRHLPETHRDGAPVHVVSIDAR
- the chrA gene encoding chromate efflux transporter; the protein is MSQSTATPAQHDASTQPSVVSFWEAFRFWLKLGFISFGGPAGQIAIMHAELVERRRWISERRFLHALNYCMVLPGPEAQQLATYIGWLMHRTWGGIVAGTLFVLPSLFILIVLSWIYIAFGDVPLVAGLFYGIKPAVTAIVVHAAYRIGSRVLKNHVLWAISAASFVAIFALNVPFPAIVAGAALIGYLGGRIVPDKFKAGGGHGKVDKSFGPALIDDDTPPPEHARFHLSHLARVLAIGALLWAVPMAGLSALYGWNGTLTQMGWFFTKAALLTFGGAYAVLPYVYQGAVGHYGWLTPTQMIDGLALGETTPGPLIMVVAFVGFVGGYVKALFGPDMLFAAGAVAACVVTWFTFLPSFLFILAGSPLVESTHGDLKFTAPLTAITAAVVGVILNLALFFGYHVLWPQGFAGNFDWVSALIALAAVVSLFRYQVSVIPLIAACGVSGLVYQLVL
- a CDS encoding MFS transporter, giving the protein MIPPAGAAPEARLLLIGRGLRAFVDGYVAVLLPAYLLALGFGTGEVGLLSTATLLGSALATLAVGAWGHRFHHRSLLLGAALLMTATGLAFASLSAFWPLLVVAFVGTLNPSAGDVSVFLPLEHARLAEAAQGHVRTALFARYSLTGALAAAFGALAAAVPDGLATLGVDRLAALRAMFVLYGAAGFVVWLLYARLPRPSSSQVHRSPPAPLGPSRGLVIKLAALFSVDAFAGGLIVHSLLALWLFERFELSLSAAGAFFFWAGLCTALSQLAAPWVARRIGLLNTMVFTHIPASLALIGAAFAPRLEIALGLLLLRAALSQMDVPTRSAYVMAVVTPPERAAAASYTAVPRSLASALSPSLGGALFAAGWLAAPLVVCGMLKILYDLALLKAFRRVKPAH
- a CDS encoding TonB-dependent receptor, whose protein sequence is MGMRNPHHGGPIPASLVLWLLAGLGLGWTQPVLAGGIPTLTLEPVEVTASREDLIGTADSANVGTVNRAQLEAHPVYRVGEVLEETPGLILTQHSGEGKANQYFLRGFNLDHGTDLAIFVDGMPVNLRSHAHGQGWSDLNFMIPELVSSLQYKKGPYYPEEGDFAAAGAVHVHYADALPQGVASLGGGTGGYGRLLVADSPKWGEGHLMYALELFHNDGPWTQPDDYKKVNAVLRYSQGTRLNGFNLTAMAYHGAWNATDQVPKRAVDAGLIGRFDALDPTDGGEASRYSLSGAWKRTAGNSVTQANAYLVRSKLSLFSNFTYFLDDPVNGDQFMQPDSRVFWGMNASHTWLGNWNGREVENTIGLQVRNDNIFNGLFKTRQRETLSTVRQDHVTEGSLGVYFQNRTQWLEKFRTVAGVRGDFYRAKVESDNPANSGEVSASIANPQLSLVFGPWAKTEYYVNLGGGFHSNDARGATITVTPGNGPNANLPQDKAPLLVRAKGAEVGLRSAIVPGLQSSLAVFLLDVDSELVFVGDAGTTEAGRPSRRVGFEFANYYAPTSWLTVDADFAYARARFRNADPAGDRIPGAVEGVASIGLSVDHLGPYFGALRLRYFGPRALIEDNSVRSDSTTLVEARVGYRIDKNLRVALDIHNLLNSRDDQIAYFYASRLPGEPAQGVSDIHFHPVEPRSYRLTLIANF
- a CDS encoding nickel transporter; translation: MEALPTNGLALMVLAFTLGLKHGLDADHLATIDGLTRFNARANPRLARFCGFLFSLGHGAVVLAVALMVGTLAQRWRIPVWMEEVGSWISIVFLLLLGMLNLTAVLKTDSSEVVRTVGLKGRFLGRLQRTGNPLLIALVGAAFALSFDTLSQAALFALTGAQFGGPWYSLVLGLLFMLGMMVTDGINGLWISRLIQRADDTARIASRVMGLVVSSLSLGVAGFGIARYFFPAVDQWSRGKELAFGAIVIVVVAASFALALRLARPSSARFDVDGEKRRIFSLTVRRI